From Gemmobacter sp., one genomic window encodes:
- a CDS encoding IclR family transcriptional regulator, with translation MTVLANAAAILRCFSSDCTELTVTDVATRLDMPKANASRLMKAMREAGLLETIGDSKRHRPGRMLLDISAAFRGSSPLILMAADVVTRVSADCGHTGYVSVLLGREVTAITDTPGSNTLRVVSNIGRRLSAHAAATGRALLARLSDAEVRKLFPTGLPGGPTNAPTEMDDLFDRLRAIRSQGYALSNAEATPGVDAISVAVSDPRSDETVALCIVFPAAVVGQDERSAILRGLMRGAAEIAARTGDPVAAQLTERIPA, from the coding sequence GTGACCGTTCTCGCCAATGCCGCCGCCATCCTGCGTTGCTTCAGTTCGGACTGCACCGAGCTGACGGTGACCGATGTGGCAACCCGGCTGGACATGCCCAAGGCCAATGCCTCGCGGCTGATGAAGGCGATGCGCGAAGCCGGGCTGCTGGAAACCATCGGCGACAGCAAACGCCACCGCCCCGGCCGCATGCTGCTGGACATCTCCGCCGCGTTCCGCGGGTCGTCGCCGCTGATCCTGATGGCGGCCGACGTGGTGACGCGGGTCAGTGCCGATTGCGGCCACACCGGCTATGTCTCGGTTCTTCTGGGGCGCGAGGTGACGGCGATCACCGATACCCCCGGCTCGAACACGCTGCGGGTGGTGTCGAACATCGGGCGGCGGCTGTCGGCCCATGCCGCGGCAACGGGGCGGGCGCTGCTGGCCCGGCTTTCCGATGCCGAGGTGCGCAAGCTGTTCCCCACCGGCCTGCCCGGCGGCCCCACCAATGCACCGACCGAGATGGACGACCTGTTCGACCGCCTGCGCGCCATCCGTTCCCAGGGCTATGCCCTGTCGAACGCCGAGGCGACGCCGGGCGTGGATGCGATTTCCGTGGCGGTCAGCGATCCGCGCTCGGACGAAACCGTGGCCCTGTGCATCGTCTTTCCTGCCGCCGTGGTGGGGCAGGACGAACGCAGCGCCATTCTGCGCGGCCTGATGCGCGGCGCAGCCGAAATAGCGGCCCGAACCGGCGATCCGGTCGCGGCGCAACTTACCGAAAGGATACCGGCATGA
- a CDS encoding hydantoinase B/oxoprolinase family protein, protein MTATANRWRVGFDIGGTFTDFILYDAAEGQVTLHKHLTTPHDPSVGALKGLAELLALRGLNHADVSEMVHGTTLVTNAVIERKGAKLGLITTKGFRDILEMGTEQRYDIYDLFVQFPEPLASRDLRLEVTERIDANGRVLTALDEDAVRAAARAMLDAGCEAVAVVFLHSYANAAHEQRAAEILRSEFPELAVSISSEVVAELGEYQRTVTTCANAYVQPLMGRYLRKLENSLRGAGFAGPLRLMHSAGGLVSLESARALPIRLLESGPAGGGLATALFAEGAGRKDVISFDMGGTTAKACMIENGHIEISPMMEAARVHRFTKGSGLPIKAPVIEMIEIGAGGGSVAQIDSVGLLKVGPESASSDPGPACYGMGGHEATVTDANLVLGYYDPGFFLGGRMKLDLPAAREAIGRLGAPLGLGVAETALGIHKVVVENMAAAARVHLVERGNDPRHYAMVGFGGAGPAHAADVARAMGITTVIIPPASGAASALGFLAAPLSHDAARSMRIALAEGMETAAVNTLLEALEAEGRRHLAEAGVKPADMTVVRTADMRLVGQMHEISVPLPAGAIGAETLPAIREGFTRVYAARYTQPFEGARIEAVNFRVRVAGPVPKLSLSGAVGGADPSSRIKGHRQAWFDGADDVSTPVYDRYALEAGDTIPGPAIVEEREATTIIAPGDSILVDGGLNLVITVAAPQAAEVKVSETMDRAAAVARIQGDPIGLEIMWSRLVNVVEEMWLTVCRTAFSLVIAEAQDFACELLDPTGETLAHSPRAMPVFNLTLPRAVKALLERYPADTLKPGDVLITNDPWLCAGHLFDIAIVTPAFHNGRLVGLMGTVGHVSDIGGTKDSLKAREIYEEGLQIPPMKLCHAGEVNESLKALIHANVRGGEQVWGDIMSFVAANAIGADRLAAFMDDYGMRDLGALAEVVQGLSEKAMRDAIRALPNGDYRATISNNPLGTRLDYPVKITVTDDAMEIDFDGAPPQLAQGGLNSTMNYTAAHATYPLKCMLTPAVRGNAGCYRPFTVKAPEGSILNCVYPASVNIRTRTGWYLAPNIFTALAGAAPAQVQAFTGLAVASTVYGQDSGGVFYSDMLFCGGGQGGSAGGDGHSALLWPTSAANTSIELMESRAPVLVEEKTYLTDSAGPGRHRGGFGQRVTYRKRDDDGQTMLVSVYPEGVNNPIPGLFGGQPGMGARGRVLDADGNVLIDCGTGRLVELTSPDQRVEMVLAGGAGYGLPAERDPAAVARDVALGLISPEHAAQHYGATPAPAPVAEAVS, encoded by the coding sequence ATGACCGCAACGGCGAACCGCTGGCGCGTGGGCTTTGACATCGGCGGCACCTTCACCGACTTCATCCTGTATGATGCGGCCGAAGGACAGGTGACGCTGCACAAGCACCTGACCACCCCGCACGACCCTTCGGTCGGCGCGCTGAAGGGGCTGGCGGAACTGTTGGCCCTGCGCGGCCTGAACCATGCGGATGTGTCCGAGATGGTGCATGGCACCACGCTGGTGACCAACGCGGTGATCGAGCGCAAGGGCGCGAAGCTGGGCCTGATCACCACCAAGGGCTTCCGCGACATTCTGGAGATGGGCACGGAACAGCGCTACGACATCTACGACCTGTTCGTGCAGTTCCCCGAACCGCTGGCCAGCCGAGACCTGCGGCTGGAAGTGACCGAACGGATCGACGCCAACGGCCGCGTCCTGACCGCGCTGGACGAAGATGCGGTGCGCGCCGCCGCCCGTGCCATGCTGGACGCCGGATGCGAGGCGGTGGCGGTGGTGTTCCTGCACAGCTATGCCAATGCCGCCCATGAACAGCGCGCGGCCGAGATCCTGCGCAGCGAATTCCCCGAACTGGCGGTGTCGATTTCGTCCGAGGTGGTGGCCGAACTGGGCGAATACCAGCGCACGGTGACCACCTGCGCCAATGCCTATGTCCAGCCGCTGATGGGCCGCTACCTGCGCAAGCTGGAAAACAGCCTGCGCGGTGCCGGGTTTGCCGGCCCGCTGCGTCTGATGCATTCGGCGGGCGGTCTGGTGTCGCTGGAATCCGCCCGGGCGCTGCCGATCCGCCTGCTGGAAAGCGGCCCGGCCGGGGGGGGCCTCGCCACCGCGCTGTTCGCCGAAGGGGCGGGGCGCAAGGATGTGATTTCCTTCGACATGGGCGGCACCACGGCCAAGGCCTGCATGATCGAGAACGGCCATATCGAAATCTCGCCCATGATGGAGGCCGCGCGCGTCCATCGCTTTACCAAGGGCTCCGGCCTGCCGATCAAGGCCCCGGTGATCGAGATGATCGAGATCGGCGCCGGTGGCGGTTCGGTCGCGCAGATCGACTCGGTCGGGCTGCTGAAGGTCGGGCCGGAAAGCGCGTCGTCGGATCCCGGCCCGGCCTGCTATGGCATGGGCGGGCACGAGGCGACGGTGACCGACGCCAACCTGGTGCTGGGCTATTACGACCCCGGCTTTTTCCTGGGCGGCCGCATGAAGCTGGACCTGCCCGCCGCGCGCGAGGCGATTGGCCGGCTGGGGGCGCCGCTGGGCCTGGGCGTGGCGGAAACCGCGCTGGGGATCCACAAGGTGGTGGTGGAAAACATGGCCGCCGCCGCCCGCGTCCATCTGGTGGAACGCGGCAACGACCCGCGCCATTACGCCATGGTCGGCTTTGGCGGTGCAGGCCCGGCCCATGCCGCCGATGTGGCCCGTGCCATGGGCATCACAACCGTGATCATCCCGCCGGCATCCGGTGCGGCTTCGGCGCTGGGGTTCCTGGCCGCCCCGCTGTCGCATGATGCGGCCCGGTCGATGCGGATCGCATTGGCCGAAGGGATGGAGACGGCTGCCGTCAACACCCTGCTGGAGGCGCTGGAGGCCGAGGGTCGCCGCCATCTGGCCGAGGCAGGCGTCAAGCCGGCCGACATGACCGTCGTTCGCACCGCCGACATGCGGCTGGTCGGGCAGATGCACGAAATCTCGGTCCCGCTGCCGGCCGGCGCGATTGGCGCCGAGACGCTGCCCGCGATCCGCGAAGGGTTCACCCGCGTTTATGCCGCCCGCTATACCCAGCCGTTCGAGGGCGCCCGGATCGAGGCGGTGAACTTCCGCGTCCGCGTCGCCGGCCCGGTGCCGAAGCTGTCGCTGTCGGGCGCGGTAGGCGGGGCCGATCCGTCGTCGCGCATCAAGGGGCATCGTCAGGCCTGGTTCGATGGCGCCGATGATGTCAGCACCCCGGTTTATGACCGCTACGCGCTCGAGGCGGGCGATACCATCCCCGGCCCCGCGATCGTCGAGGAACGCGAGGCGACCACCATCATCGCGCCGGGTGACAGCATTCTGGTGGACGGCGGGCTGAACCTGGTGATCACCGTGGCCGCCCCGCAGGCGGCCGAGGTGAAGGTTTCCGAAACCATGGATCGCGCGGCCGCCGTTGCCCGCATCCAGGGTGATCCCATCGGGCTGGAAATCATGTGGTCGCGGCTGGTCAACGTGGTCGAGGAAATGTGGCTGACGGTCTGCCGCACCGCCTTTTCGCTGGTGATCGCCGAGGCGCAGGACTTTGCCTGCGAACTGCTGGACCCCACGGGCGAAACGCTGGCCCACTCCCCGCGCGCCATGCCGGTGTTCAACCTGACGCTGCCCCGCGCGGTCAAGGCGCTGCTGGAACGGTATCCGGCCGACACGCTGAAACCGGGCGATGTGCTGATCACCAACGACCCCTGGCTGTGTGCCGGCCACCTGTTCGACATCGCCATCGTGACCCCGGCTTTCCACAACGGCCGTCTGGTCGGGCTGATGGGCACGGTCGGCCATGTGTCCGACATCGGCGGCACCAAGGATTCGCTGAAGGCCCGCGAGATCTACGAGGAAGGGCTGCAAATCCCGCCGATGAAGCTGTGCCACGCCGGCGAGGTCAACGAGTCGCTCAAGGCGCTGATCCATGCCAACGTGCGCGGCGGCGAACAGGTCTGGGGCGACATCATGTCGTTCGTGGCCGCCAATGCCATTGGCGCCGACCGTCTGGCCGCCTTCATGGACGATTATGGCATGCGCGATCTGGGCGCCCTGGCCGAGGTGGTGCAGGGCCTGTCGGAAAAGGCGATGCGCGATGCGATCCGCGCGCTGCCGAATGGCGACTACCGCGCCACCATCTCGAACAACCCGCTGGGCACCCGGCTGGACTATCCGGTCAAGATCACCGTCACCGACGACGCGATGGAGATCGACTTTGACGGCGCGCCGCCGCAGCTGGCGCAGGGTGGTCTGAACTCGACCATGAACTACACGGCTGCCCATGCCACCTATCCGCTGAAATGCATGCTCACCCCTGCGGTGCGCGGCAACGCGGGCTGCTACCGCCCGTTCACGGTCAAGGCGCCCGAAGGGTCGATCCTGAACTGCGTCTATCCGGCATCGGTGAACATCCGCACCCGGACGGGCTGGTATCTGGCGCCGAACATCTTCACCGCGCTGGCGGGGGCCGCGCCGGCGCAGGTCCAGGCGTTCACCGGGCTTGCCGTGGCCAGCACCGTCTATGGCCAGGACAGCGGGGGGGTGTTCTACTCGGACATGCTGTTCTGCGGTGGCGGGCAGGGCGGGTCTGCTGGCGGCGACGGGCATTCGGCGCTGCTGTGGCCGACCTCGGCCGCCAACACCTCGATCGAGCTTATGGAAAGCCGCGCGCCGGTGCTGGTCGAGGAAAAGACCTACCTGACCGACAGCGCCGGACCGGGGCGCCATCGCGGCGGGTTCGGCCAGCGGGTGACCTATCGCAAGCGCGACGACGATGGCCAGACCATGCTGGTCTCGGTCTATCCCGAAGGCGTCAACAACCCGATCCCGGGCCTGTTCGGCGGCCAGCCGGGCATGGGCGCGCGCGGCCGGGTGCTGGATGCCGATGGCAATGTCCTGATCGACTGCGGCACGGGCCGGCTGGTGGAACTGACCAGCCCAGACCAGCGGGTGGAAATGGTTCTGGCGGGCGGTGCGGGCTATGGCCTGCCGGCGGAACGCGACCCGGCGGCGGTGGCGCGCGATGTGGCGCTGGGGCTGATCAGCCCCGAACATGCCGCGCAGCATTACGGCGCCACCCCCGCCCCGGCACCCGTCGCCGAAGCGGTGTCCTGA
- a CDS encoding GMC family oxidoreductase, which produces MTLSVLHEADYVIVGAGSAGSFLASELAKDGKASVCVIEAGPMGRNPLLNVPLMTGVLLRSDGYTWQFKTEAQAALNGRQISWPRGKVVGGSGAINGMVWVRGLPSDYDGWAARGLNSWSWDQIRPVFDRVEGIPAAGGGQALGLEQPGWWTGLYDAFIAGAQHVGQPRCEDFNSETPEGVGRYRFNIRGGRRAHTGRLLKAAIAAGRVHAITEAHTLHLELAQGRATGVAIRRGGQDHVVRARREVILCAGTVGSPGILMRSGIGDPAVLGRAGVPVQVANAGVGKGIQDHLLIRVEHAALKPGALNQLLRIDRAALAMAQALLFGTGPASCFPLLTGGYFRSAPQEPLPDLQSHFMPALSSATLRINPFRRPNGARVDDGFFANIFQMRPESRGTIAIASPDPMAAPVIDPGYLSAERDREILRRGARLLRRIFESPSFDGWRGAELAPGTARQSDADLDAWIASSAESVFHPTGGCCMGTGPDAVLDGQLRVRGVAGLRVADASVMPSVTSNNTNAPTVMIAARCADFIREGL; this is translated from the coding sequence GTGACCCTGTCTGTCCTGCATGAAGCCGATTATGTCATCGTCGGGGCCGGGTCGGCCGGGTCGTTCCTGGCCTCGGAACTGGCGAAGGATGGCAAGGCATCCGTCTGCGTGATCGAGGCGGGGCCGATGGGGCGCAATCCGCTGTTGAACGTGCCGCTGATGACGGGCGTGCTGCTGCGGTCCGATGGCTACACCTGGCAGTTCAAGACCGAAGCTCAGGCGGCGCTGAACGGGCGGCAGATCAGCTGGCCGCGCGGCAAGGTGGTGGGCGGATCGGGGGCGATCAACGGCATGGTCTGGGTGCGCGGCCTGCCGTCGGATTACGATGGCTGGGCGGCGCGCGGGCTGAACAGCTGGTCCTGGGACCAGATCCGCCCGGTGTTCGACCGGGTCGAGGGGATTCCCGCCGCCGGGGGCGGTCAGGCGCTGGGGCTGGAACAGCCCGGCTGGTGGACCGGCCTTTACGATGCCTTCATCGCCGGGGCCCAGCATGTCGGCCAGCCGCGTTGCGAGGATTTCAATTCGGAAACGCCCGAAGGCGTGGGCCGCTATCGCTTCAACATCCGGGGCGGGCGGCGGGCGCATACCGGGCGGCTGCTCAAGGCGGCCATCGCGGCCGGCCGCGTGCATGCCATTACCGAAGCGCATACGCTGCATCTGGAACTGGCGCAGGGCCGTGCCACCGGCGTGGCGATCCGGCGCGGCGGGCAGGATCATGTCGTGCGCGCCCGGCGCGAAGTCATCCTGTGCGCGGGCACCGTGGGATCGCCCGGCATCCTGATGCGGTCGGGCATCGGCGACCCGGCGGTGCTGGGCCGGGCTGGCGTGCCGGTGCAGGTGGCCAATGCCGGCGTGGGCAAGGGCATCCAGGACCATCTGCTGATCCGGGTGGAACATGCGGCACTGAAACCCGGCGCGCTGAACCAGCTTTTGCGCATCGACCGGGCCGCCTTGGCCATGGCGCAGGCGCTGCTGTTCGGCACCGGGCCGGCCTCGTGCTTTCCGCTGCTGACGGGGGGTTATTTCCGGTCGGCCCCGCAGGAACCGCTGCCCGATCTGCAAAGCCACTTCATGCCGGCACTGTCCAGCGCGACCCTGCGGATCAACCCGTTCCGCCGCCCGAACGGGGCACGGGTGGATGACGGGTTCTTTGCCAACATCTTTCAGATGCGCCCCGAAAGCCGGGGCACCATCGCCATCGCCAGCCCCGATCCGATGGCCGCCCCGGTCATCGACCCGGGCTATCTGTCGGCCGAACGCGACCGCGAGATCCTGCGCCGCGGGGCGCGGCTGCTGCGCCGCATCTTCGAAAGCCCGTCGTTCGATGGCTGGCGGGGGGCGGAACTGGCACCGGGCACCGCACGGCAATCGGATGCCGATCTGGATGCCTGGATCGCCTCCAGCGCCGAAAGCGTGTTCCACCCGACGGGCGGCTGCTGCATGGGCACCGGCCCCGATGCGGTGCTGGACGGCCAGTTGCGGGTGCGCGGCGTGGCGGGGCTGCGGGTGGCCGATGCCTCGGTCATGCCGTCGGTCACGTCGAACAACACCAACGCGCCCACGGTGATGATCGCCGCGCGCTGCGCCGATTTCATCCGCGAGGGGCTGTGA
- a CDS encoding peptide ABC transporter substrate-binding protein, whose amino-acid sequence MTKTAFLLCTALAALPVAAQAERGVDGDLKIHYWQVATHLNPYLSGIAKEVEAASLVLEPLARFDEKGGLVPWLAESIPTVDNGGVAADMRKITWKLRDGLKWSDGSAVTANDAVFTWQYCTHPNAGCAALAMFDGVSEVKALDDRTVEISFSEPKPYPYVPLVSSTTPILQAAQFKDCLGERMAQCTVQNFKPIGTGPYKVDEFLTNDIAVYSVNPHFRFADKPHFASVSIKGGGDPAGAARAVLETGEVDYAWNLQIAPDVLAAMAQRGIGAPVVDYGAAVEFLFFNMTNPDPSLGEARSTAQGGVHPILGDIRVRQALSMAIDRTLLTEALYGELGRPTCNVVPAPELYASTTTAGCELPDVDRAKALLDEAGWKDTNGDGIRDKDGHKLALSFMTSTNGVRQDTQMLIQQWWLEIGVQTELRNVAASVYFGGDVGNPDTRQKFYADVQMYTDNSKGQDPEAFLARWSCKGIPSPANQWQGSNVQRFCDPAFDALSQQFRSAASLPERGRISKEMNDILVNSYTISPLVHRGNVSGKAKTLEGVRMNSWDSQIWNIMDWHRAK is encoded by the coding sequence ATGACCAAGACTGCTTTCCTCCTCTGCACCGCACTGGCGGCGCTGCCTGTGGCAGCCCAGGCCGAGCGTGGCGTGGATGGCGACCTGAAGATCCATTACTGGCAGGTTGCAACGCATCTGAACCCCTATCTTTCCGGCATCGCCAAAGAGGTCGAGGCCGCCTCGCTGGTGCTGGAACCGCTGGCGCGCTTCGATGAAAAGGGCGGGCTGGTGCCCTGGCTGGCGGAAAGCATCCCGACGGTGGACAATGGCGGCGTCGCGGCCGACATGCGCAAGATCACCTGGAAACTGCGCGACGGGCTGAAATGGTCCGACGGCAGCGCGGTGACCGCGAATGATGCGGTGTTCACCTGGCAATATTGCACCCATCCGAACGCCGGTTGCGCCGCGCTGGCGATGTTCGATGGCGTGTCCGAGGTGAAGGCGCTGGACGACCGCACCGTCGAGATCAGCTTTTCCGAACCCAAGCCCTATCCCTATGTCCCGCTGGTCAGCTCGACGACCCCCATCCTTCAGGCGGCGCAGTTCAAGGACTGTCTGGGCGAACGCATGGCGCAATGCACCGTGCAGAACTTCAAGCCCATCGGGACCGGCCCCTACAAGGTGGACGAATTCCTGACCAATGACATCGCGGTCTATTCGGTGAACCCGCATTTCCGCTTTGCCGACAAGCCGCATTTCGCCAGCGTGTCGATCAAGGGCGGCGGCGATCCGGCGGGGGCCGCGCGGGCGGTGCTGGAAACCGGCGAAGTGGACTACGCCTGGAACCTGCAAATTGCGCCGGACGTGCTGGCCGCCATGGCGCAGCGCGGCATCGGCGCGCCGGTGGTGGATTACGGCGCGGCGGTGGAGTTCCTGTTCTTCAACATGACGAACCCCGACCCCTCGCTGGGCGAGGCGCGGTCCACCGCGCAGGGCGGCGTTCATCCGATCCTGGGCGATATCCGCGTGCGTCAGGCGCTGTCGATGGCGATCGACCGCACCCTGCTGACCGAGGCGCTGTATGGCGAACTGGGCCGCCCCACCTGCAACGTCGTCCCTGCGCCGGAACTTTACGCCTCGACCACCACGGCGGGGTGCGAACTGCCGGATGTGGACCGCGCCAAGGCTCTGCTGGACGAGGCGGGCTGGAAGGACACCAACGGCGACGGCATCCGCGACAAGGACGGGCACAAGCTGGCACTGTCGTTCATGACCTCGACCAACGGGGTGCGGCAGGATACCCAGATGCTGATCCAGCAATGGTGGCTGGAGATCGGCGTGCAGACCGAACTGCGCAATGTCGCGGCCTCGGTCTATTTCGGCGGCGATGTGGGCAACCCTGACACCCGGCAGAAATTCTATGCCGACGTGCAGATGTATACCGACAACTCCAAGGGCCAGGACCCGGAGGCATTTCTGGCGCGCTGGAGCTGCAAGGGCATTCCGTCGCCCGCGAACCAGTGGCAGGGCAGCAACGTCCAGCGGTTCTGCGACCCGGCGTTTGACGCGCTGTCGCAACAGTTCCGCTCGGCCGCCAGCCTGCCGGAACGGGGCCGCATCTCGAAAGAGATGAACGACATTCTGGTGAATTCCTACACCATCTCGCCGCTGGTCCACCGCGGCAACGTCTCGGGCAAGGCCAAGACGCTGGAAGGCGTGCGGATGAACAGCTGGGACAGCCAGATCTGGAACATCATGGACTGGCACCGGGCAAAGTAG
- a CDS encoding N-formylglutamate amidohydrolase, whose product MMPVVLNPDGRLPGLIVVDHAGTETPDALGPLRLDPHWHGTHHFCDLGAADLARALAGLLDVPVVLCPVSRLVIDVNRWLDDPRLILTEVDGAPIPGNLALSADLRQARIDGVFWPYHAAIAQVWARQTAQHARPFFLALHSCTRTFGGARRPWDGGTIWHDDRRMSDLMLRSLGQDGRLTLGDNQPYSGLSGVYTVDRHCYGTGLPACGFEVTNDQLETPDGIARWAGLLARALTDVMRQDGTP is encoded by the coding sequence ATGATGCCCGTGGTGCTGAACCCCGACGGCCGCCTGCCGGGGCTGATCGTGGTGGATCATGCCGGCACCGAAACGCCCGATGCGCTGGGGCCGCTGCGGCTGGACCCGCACTGGCACGGCACGCATCATTTCTGCGATCTGGGCGCCGCCGATCTGGCCCGCGCACTGGCCGGCCTGCTGGATGTGCCGGTGGTGCTGTGCCCGGTCAGCCGGCTGGTGATCGACGTGAACCGCTGGCTGGACGACCCCCGCCTGATCCTGACCGAGGTTGACGGCGCGCCGATCCCCGGCAACCTGGCCCTGTCGGCCGATCTGCGGCAAGCGCGCATCGACGGGGTGTTCTGGCCCTATCACGCCGCAATTGCCCAGGTCTGGGCACGGCAGACGGCGCAACATGCCCGGCCGTTCTTTCTGGCGCTGCACAGTTGCACCCGCACCTTTGGCGGCGCCCGCCGCCCGTGGGATGGCGGGACGATCTGGCACGACGACCGCCGCATGTCCGACCTGATGCTGCGCAGCCTGGGGCAGGATGGCCGCCTGACGCTGGGCGACAACCAGCCCTATTCCGGCCTGTCCGGCGTCTATACCGTTGACCGGCATTGCTACGGCACCGGCCTGCCCGCCTGCGGGTTCGAGGTGACGAACGATCAGCTGGAAACCCCCGACGGCATCGCGCGTTGGGCCGGCCTGCTGGCCCGGGCGCTGACCGATGTGATGCGACAGGATGGCACGCCATGA
- a CDS encoding FAD-dependent oxidoreductase, with the protein MIQSDPPYALTAPPAPDCPPLHGVCQVDHLLVGAGYGGLLAAIALAERGARVAVIEAQALGHGGSGRNHGQCIPVYRYLDPDRLPARGFDLLLNSGAQVFETIRRFGIDCEAVQNGTLTAAHNPRTLEMTRAAHARYARWGKADGWLDRDGVADWAGTADYPGGWVHKDGGHLNPLAYVRGLARAAQSLGVQVYAHTPMTGLRSQNGRWLVTTPGEQISARSVGLTTDIYATAAVPAALRNSVFPLTAYGLASRPLTAGERRHVLPRGTNFGETRHDPMFFRIDTAGRIIGGGLVELRRGRDPGLTAARLTARLAARWPVLQGLGWDHLWTGRISMAMDQTPSIQRLGDGLWGLTGWSGRGVPTSAALAQGLAATMVDPAEGAQIWPATNPPAILARQALGLMVQTFRGPLNKLRDRIEG; encoded by the coding sequence ATGATCCAGTCCGACCCGCCCTATGCCCTGACCGCGCCCCCTGCCCCCGACTGCCCGCCGCTGCACGGGGTCTGCCAGGTGGATCACCTGCTGGTCGGTGCGGGCTATGGCGGGCTGCTGGCGGCCATCGCGCTGGCCGAACGCGGCGCCCGCGTGGCGGTGATCGAGGCGCAGGCCCTTGGCCATGGCGGATCGGGGCGCAACCATGGGCAATGCATTCCGGTCTACCGCTATCTCGACCCCGACCGTCTGCCCGCACGCGGGTTCGACCTGCTGCTGAATTCCGGCGCGCAGGTGTTCGAGACCATCCGCAGGTTCGGCATTGACTGCGAGGCGGTGCAGAACGGCACGCTGACCGCCGCCCACAACCCCCGCACGCTGGAGATGACCCGCGCCGCCCATGCCCGCTATGCCCGCTGGGGCAAGGCCGATGGCTGGCTGGACCGCGACGGGGTCGCCGACTGGGCCGGGACGGCGGATTATCCGGGCGGCTGGGTGCACAAGGACGGCGGGCATCTGAACCCCTTGGCCTATGTGCGCGGGCTGGCGCGCGCGGCGCAATCGCTGGGCGTGCAGGTCTATGCTCATACCCCGATGACAGGGTTGCGGTCCCAGAATGGCCGCTGGCTGGTCACCACCCCCGGCGAGCAGATCAGCGCCCGCAGCGTCGGCCTGACGACCGACATCTACGCCACCGCCGCCGTGCCGGCCGCCTTGCGCAACAGCGTCTTTCCGTTGACCGCCTATGGCCTGGCCAGCCGCCCGCTGACGGCCGGGGAACGCCGCCACGTCCTGCCGCGCGGCACCAACTTTGGCGAAACGCGGCACGACCCGATGTTCTTTCGCATCGACACGGCCGGGCGGATCATCGGGGGCGGGCTGGTGGAACTGCGGCGCGGCCGCGACCCCGGCCTGACCGCCGCGCGCCTGACCGCCCGGCTGGCGGCCCGCTGGCCGGTGTTGCAGGGACTGGGCTGGGATCACCTGTGGACCGGGCGCATCAGCATGGCCATGGACCAGACCCCCTCCATCCAGCGGCTGGGCGACGGGCTGTGGGGCCTGACCGGCTGGTCGGGGCGCGGCGTGCCCACCTCGGCCGCACTGGCACAGGGGCTGGCCGCGACAATGGTTGACCCGGCCGAAGGCGCGCAGATCTGGCCCGCCACCAACCCGCCCGCAATCCTTGCCCGTCAGGCGCTCGGGCTGATGGTCCAGACCTTTCGCGGCCCGCTGAACAAGCTGCGCGACCGGATCGAGGGGTAG
- a CDS encoding MurR/RpiR family transcriptional regulator — protein MSPAPDLIPLLRDGASSAAERKVASVLVEGYPARALGTVGSLAQQASVSAPTVLRFLAKLGFPRFADFQAAVVADVERQMGSPLNNLADAPDAAGSDHIYTRALLMQAEALRLAAAQAVVGEFDAIADLLADPRLAVKLLGGRYSQNLAQRLGVQLGQIRPGVSVVQQQLGFAYDMLVDIGPRDLLVMFDYRRYQDELLHFATAARAAGARICLLTDTWRSPIAEHADAVLTSPDASASPFGSRVVATAQVEALVAAVTHRTRDQARARLARIEELRQTGRKGRGE, from the coding sequence ATGTCGCCCGCACCCGACCTGATCCCCCTTCTTCGCGATGGCGCCAGTTCGGCCGCCGAACGCAAGGTCGCCTCGGTGCTGGTCGAGGGGTATCCGGCCCGCGCGCTTGGCACCGTGGGGTCGCTGGCGCAGCAGGCCTCGGTCAGCGCGCCCACCGTGCTGCGGTTTCTGGCCAAGCTGGGGTTTCCCCGCTTTGCCGATTTCCAGGCGGCCGTGGTGGCCGATGTGGAACGCCAGATGGGATCGCCGCTGAACAACCTGGCCGATGCGCCGGATGCGGCGGGCAGCGACCACATCTATACCCGCGCCCTGCTGATGCAGGCCGAGGCGCTGCGCCTGGCCGCCGCGCAGGCCGTGGTCGGCGAATTCGATGCCATCGCCGATCTGCTGGCCGACCCCCGGCTGGCGGTGAAACTGCTGGGCGGGCGCTACAGCCAGAACCTGGCGCAGCGGCTGGGCGTGCAGCTGGGCCAGATCCGCCCCGGCGTATCGGTGGTGCAGCAGCAGCTGGGGTTTGCCTATGACATGCTGGTGGACATCGGCCCGCGCGATCTGCTGGTGATGTTCGACTATCGCCGGTATCAGGACGAACTGCTGCATTTCGCCACCGCCGCCCGCGCCGCCGGCGCCCGCATCTGCCTGCTGACCGATACCTGGCGATCGCCCATTGCCGAACATGCCGATGCGGTGCTGACCTCGCCCGATGCCTCGGCCTCGCCCTTTGGGTCGCGCGTGGTGGCGACCGCGCAGGTCGAGGCGCTGGTGGCCGCCGTCACCCACCGCACCCGCGATCAGGCCCGCGCCCGGCTGGCCCGGATCGAGGAATTGCGCCAGACCGGCCGCAAGGGGCGTGGCGAATGA